From a region of the Brachionichthys hirsutus isolate HB-005 chromosome 9, CSIRO-AGI_Bhir_v1, whole genome shotgun sequence genome:
- the dohh gene encoding deoxyhypusine hydroxylase, whose protein sequence is MTNTMDGDTTLSVSVEQVAAVGRVLVDPVLDLTRRFRALFTLKNMGGADAIRWISKAFSDDSALLKHELAYCLGQMQDRRAVPALAAVLRDTRQEPMVRHEAGEALGAIGDPAVLDLLKEYSQDPVIEVAETCQLAVCRLQWLQSGGDEQQDKNPYRSVDPAPPATDKTTPELRTVLLEEGRPLFERYRAMFALRNRGSEEAVLALGEGLRCSSALFRHEIGYVLGQMQHPAAVPALRAALEHPRENPMVRHEAAEALGSIGREECRAVLQRYRGDEERVVKESCEVALDMLAYENSDEFQYADGLVRLQG, encoded by the exons ATGACGAACACGATGGACGGCGACACCACCCT GTCAGTCAGTGTTGAGCAGGTGGCGGCGGTGGGACGGGTTCTGGTGGACCCAGTGCTGGACCTCACACGGCGGTTCAGAGCTTTATTTACCCTGAAAAACATGGGAG GTGCCGACGCCATACGATGGATCAGTAAGGCCTTCAGCGACGACTCTGCCCTTCTGAAGCATGAGCTGGCCTACTGCCTGGGACAGATGCAGGACAGGCGAGCCGTCCCCGCTCTGGCCGCTGTACTCCGGGACACCCGGCAGGAACCAATGGTCCGGCATGAAGCAG GGGAGGCCCTGGGAGCAATCGGTGATCCTGCGGTTCTGGACCTGCTCAAAGAGTACAGCCAGGATCCTGTCATCGAG GTTGCAGAGACGTGCCAGCTGGCTGTTTGTCGACTGCAGTGGCTGCAGAGTGGGGGCGATGAGCAGCAGGACAAGAACCCTTACCGGTCCGTGGACCCGGCCCCCCCGGCTACAGACAAGACGACGCCAGAGCTGCGGAccgtcctgctggaggagggTCGCCCGCTCTTTGAACGCTACCGCGCCATGTTTGCTCTGCGTAACCGTGGCAGCGAGGAGGCTGTGCTGGCGCTCGGAGAAG gcctgcGGTGCTCCAGCGCCTTGTTCCGTCATGAGATCGGCTACGTTCTGGGGCAGATGCAGCATCCAGCGGCGGTGCCCGCCCTGCGTGCAGCCCTGGAGCATCCCCGAGAGAACCCTATGGTCCGGCACGAAGCGGCGGAGGCCCTGGGCTCCATTGGCCGAGAGGAATGTCGGGCTGTGCTGCAGCGTTACCGTGGAGACGAGGAACGCGTTGTGAAGGAGAGCTGCGAGGTGGCTCTGGACATGCTGGCGTATGAGAACAGCGATGAGTTTCAGTACGCGGACGGGCTGGTCAGGTTACAGGGCTGA
- the rsph4a gene encoding radial spoke head protein 6 homolog A: MDRPGRSPPCSDPVLRAAASLKAFTVKNSTESGTNLYDHLTQVLLKVMDERPHNAVDVVEDMSRGLKRAAFVDKQSALRDPPQDSAAELLAQQQNLLFYRPEENHQELEVGTGFPNVSEVGFYLEQAGVGLGREETQRILLALQQLLESQALLRCRLWGKVLGTESSYVVAEGDHKEDEEEESAEEEEKGVETPQNDSEMDQLPKSTYKPQAAVPKEVNGTGANKLVYYVCREPGLPWVKLPSVTPAQITAARSICKLFTGRLDAAVVSFPPFPGNEANYLRAQIARISAGTQVSPQGFFLVGEEESEDEDEAPRDSTEVNPDFEGVPVAEMSESLSTWVHHVPHILQQGRSTWVNVAAEQGEHSNEDLEAEENEEEPDVPEPEIGPPLLTPLSQDAEMFYSAPWSLQMSSTLTSQHAVAALRSNLWPGANAYACEKKFENIYIGWGVKYTGGGYSPPAPPLPQKEYPSGPEITEDTDPSVETEQELKESLEEQAASQEDLDETDEDEEEDDD; this comes from the exons ATGGACCGTCCGGGCCGGAGCCCGCCCTGCAGTGACCCGGTTCTGCGGGCCGCCGCCTCGCTGAAGGCGTTCACCGTGAAGAACAGCACGGAGAGCGGCACGAACCT CTACGACCACCTGACTCAGGTGCTGCTCAAGGTGATGGATGAGCGTCCTCACAACGCGGTGGACGTGGTGGAGGACATGAGCCGGGGTCTGAAGCGGGCTGCGTTTGTGGACAAGCAGAGCGCCCTGCGAGACCCGCCGCAGGATTCTGCTGCGGAGCTGCTGGcccagcagcagaacctcctGTTCTACCGCCCAGAGGAGAACCACCAGGAGCTGGAG GTGGGAACGGGTTTCCCTAACGTGAGCGAGGTGGGCTTCTACTTGGAGCAGGCCGGCGTGGGCCTGGGAAGAGAGGAGACGCAGAGGATCCTCCtggcgctgcagcagctgctggagtcGCAGGCGCTGCTGCGCTGCCGCCTCTGGGGCAAGGTGCTGGGAACGGAGAGCAGCTATGTCGTGGCTGAAGGGGACCAcaaagaggacgaggaagaggagagcgctgaggaagaggagaaaggggtGGAGACGCCGCAGAACGACAGCGAG ATGGATCAACTTCCTAAGTCCACCTACAAGCCCCAAGCAGCGGTACCAAAGGAAGTCAACGGAACCGGCGCCAACAAGCTGGTTTACTATGTGTGCAGAGAGCCCGGCCTTCCTTGGGTGAAGCTTCCTTCAGTCACCCCGGCACAGATCACCGCCGCTCGTTCCATTTGTAAGCTCTTCACCGGGAGGCTGGATGCTGCCGTCGTCAGCTTCCCACCGTTCCCTGGGAATGAAGCCAACTACCTGAGAGCGCAGATAGCTCGCATCTCTGCCGGCACGCAGGTCAGCCCTCAGGGCTTCTTCCTGGTCGGGGAAGAAGAaagtgaagatgaagacgaggcaCCCAGGGACAGCACTGAGGTGAATCCGGATTTCGAGGGTGTTCCTGTCGCTGAGATGTCGGAGTCTTTGTCCACCTGGGTGCATCATGTTCCGCACATCCTCCAGCAG GGCCGCTCTACCTGGGTCAACGTGGCTGCGGAACAAGGTGAACACTCCAATGAAGACCTGGAGGCTGAGGAGAACGAAGAGGAACCTGATGTTCCTGAGCCAGAAATTGGACCGCCTCTGCTCACACCCCTCTCCCAAGATGCAG AAATGTTCTACAGCGCCCCCTGGAGCTTACAGATGTCCTCAACTCTCACCAGTCAGCATGCAGTTGCTGCACTGCGTTCCAACCTCTGGCCTGGGGCGAATGCATATGCTTGTGAAAA GAAGTTTGAGAACATCTATATTGGATGGGGTGTGAAGTACACCGGGGGTGGGTACAGTCCACCTGCCCCTCCCCTGCCCCAGAAGGAATATCCCAGTGGACCAGAGATCACAGAGGATACGGACCCGTCTGTGGAGACCGAGCAGGAGCTGAAGGAGTCTCTGGAGGAGCAGGCAGCTTCACAGGAGGACTTGGATGAAACAGAcgaagatgaggaagaagatgatgactga